From a single Nostoc edaphicum CCNP1411 genomic region:
- a CDS encoding baseplate protein J, whose protein sequence is MTLPLPNLDDRTYANLVEEAISQIPVEYPEWTDHNPTDTGIILIELLAWLTEMTLYRVNQIPDDNYASFLSLLKGEQWNLPINLSTQERQKTLQSEIKNTLLELRKTYRAITPDDFEKLILVDWNEFQDSADLKIARVKCLAQRNLSHLDANTVTKGHISLVVVPENNQGENQYKNLFNFLDNRRLLTTRLHIVEPEYVSIAVEAELVLEDGAQAEAVKKQAKKEVEMFFDPLRSQKYWQGKGWPFGRSVYISELYKLLDDLEGVDYVENLQIKDKNNTSKTEINLADNQLAKLNIENTKFTILVEVDNERKKL, encoded by the coding sequence ATGACTCTACCATTACCCAATCTCGACGATCGCACTTACGCCAACTTAGTAGAAGAAGCCATTTCTCAGATTCCCGTTGAATATCCCGAATGGACAGATCATAATCCCACAGATACCGGAATTATCCTGATTGAATTGTTGGCATGGTTAACAGAAATGACTCTCTATCGAGTTAATCAAATTCCTGATGATAATTATGCCAGTTTTCTGAGTTTACTTAAAGGAGAACAATGGAATTTGCCAATTAACCTTTCTACCCAAGAACGGCAAAAAACTTTGCAATCAGAAATTAAAAATACTTTATTAGAATTGCGGAAAACTTATCGGGCGATTACTCCAGATGATTTTGAAAAATTGATACTTGTCGATTGGAATGAATTCCAAGATTCTGCTGACTTAAAAATTGCTAGAGTTAAATGTTTAGCACAACGTAATTTATCTCATTTAGATGCCAATACTGTTACCAAAGGACATATTAGCTTAGTAGTTGTTCCTGAAAATAATCAAGGAGAAAATCAATATAAAAACTTATTTAACTTTCTCGATAACAGGAGACTTTTAACTACTCGCCTACATATTGTAGAACCTGAGTATGTATCTATAGCTGTAGAAGCAGAATTAGTGCTTGAAGATGGCGCACAAGCAGAAGCAGTTAAAAAACAGGCGAAAAAAGAAGTTGAAATGTTTTTTGACCCGCTGCGATCGCAAAAATATTGGCAGGGAAAAGGATGGCCTTTTGGTCGGAGTGTTTATATATCCGAATTATATAAGCTATTAGATGATTTGGAGGGAGTAGATTACGTTGAAAATCTGCAAATTAAAGATAAAAATAATACTTCCAAAACAGAAATTAATTTAGCAGATAATCAGTTAGCTAAACTCAATATCGAAAATACTAAATTTACAATACTAGTAGAAGTTGACAATGAACGCAAAAAACTCTGA
- a CDS encoding iron-siderophore ABC transporter substrate-binding protein encodes MFLKFRRQMRLYLHQYMGLVIVTVLLITACQSGVPNSPNLENVRSLSIDCRVVEHAGGETTICGKPQKVVALEPKLLSMMLALDFQPSGYADAGLFNLRQFNNPSKQIPYLGNFVTSQPINLGDRSNPSLETLILLKPDLILGMKWQQNKLLSAIAPTVLIDNTEETWQDNIRILAKTLHREDNVQQVIASHKQHLAEVRTKLAPLVNTHPRVLNIACNQSMDYIEIKYSGDSVQLLEEIGFQSVLLEDVERKPGVRPKVTIETLSQLNADIIIVHTWLDHWDGHSTYNVPLEALKEKWAKNPLLHDSRAWKEGRVYFVDYHAWGGVIGGFIADSLMLEQLPTLLLSPMQGNSKPIFRAAINLINLFDVNYFDNTSSQLGVIPGEPFSVGGTVS; translated from the coding sequence ATGTTTCTCAAATTTCGCCGCCAGATGAGACTTTATTTGCATCAATACATGGGTTTGGTTATTGTCACAGTTCTTTTAATTACGGCTTGTCAAAGTGGTGTTCCCAACAGCCCCAATTTAGAGAATGTGCGATCGCTATCCATTGATTGTCGAGTCGTTGAACACGCTGGCGGTGAAACGACTATTTGTGGTAAACCCCAGAAAGTAGTTGCACTAGAACCAAAGTTACTCAGTATGATGTTGGCTCTTGATTTCCAGCCCTCTGGCTATGCCGATGCAGGTTTGTTTAATCTGCGCCAATTCAACAACCCCAGTAAACAAATACCTTACTTAGGTAATTTTGTCACAAGTCAGCCGATTAATTTAGGCGATCGCAGTAATCCCTCTCTGGAAACTCTGATTTTACTCAAACCAGATTTGATTCTGGGGATGAAATGGCAGCAAAATAAGCTATTGTCTGCTATTGCTCCGACTGTGCTAATAGACAACACAGAGGAAACTTGGCAAGACAATATTAGAATTTTGGCTAAAACACTCCATCGTGAAGACAATGTACAACAAGTCATTGCCTCACATAAACAACATCTGGCTGAAGTTCGCACTAAATTAGCTCCGCTTGTAAACACTCACCCGCGAGTGCTGAATATAGCTTGCAACCAATCAATGGACTACATTGAAATTAAATACAGTGGGGATTCAGTTCAACTCCTTGAAGAAATTGGATTTCAATCTGTGTTACTTGAAGATGTGGAACGGAAACCAGGAGTACGACCCAAAGTAACTATTGAAACCTTATCTCAACTCAATGCAGATATTATCATTGTCCATACTTGGCTTGATCATTGGGATGGACACTCTACTTATAACGTTCCGCTAGAAGCACTCAAAGAAAAATGGGCTAAAAATCCCCTGTTGCACGATTCACGAGCATGGAAAGAAGGTCGAGTTTACTTTGTTGATTATCATGCGTGGGGTGGTGTTATTGGCGGGTTTATAGCCGATTCTCTCATGTTAGAGCAGTTGCCCACACTTTTACTTTCACCTATGCAAGGTAATTCCAAACCAATATTCCGCGCTGCTATCAATTTAATAAATTTGTTTGACGTAAATTACTTTGACAATACTTCTTCTCAGTTGGGTGTAATACCAGGGGAACCATTCTCTGTGGGGGGAACAGTATCATGA
- a CDS encoding iron-siderophore ABC transporter substrate-binding protein, translating to MRILIKKQVPARIAIRNFVGLFFISLLGFFLISACSSHINQNATNSTSREIAGECRLIKHTMGESCIPVDPKRIISVDQFNSSNILALGIKPVGIVGSKEYLDAPYLKNRIQGIETIYTVNGEFSLEKVLLLKPDLIIGLSYRQSIYKQLSHIAPTVLIPWSEISYDWKENFKNVAKLLGKLETFNKLMKDYENRVQKLRQILINSQKNGEKDKEQLIRASYASIYYGNFTLSLDGSFPGTVLKDVGLQPPPSETPGSLSLPISEEYLPKIDVDVLFVGTTDDNDLSKIEQIQQKPIWSNVKAIQQNRVYLTKASVWWGYNVLAAHAVIDDLFKYLVNKP from the coding sequence ATGAGAATTTTGATAAAAAAGCAAGTGCCAGCAAGAATAGCTATTCGGAATTTTGTTGGTTTATTTTTTATTAGCCTATTAGGTTTTTTTCTCATCTCAGCTTGTAGTAGTCATATCAATCAAAACGCGACAAACTCAACTTCGAGAGAGATAGCTGGAGAGTGTCGATTGATTAAACATACAATGGGAGAAAGTTGTATTCCAGTTGACCCCAAACGGATTATTTCTGTAGACCAATTTAACTCTAGTAATATTCTAGCTTTAGGTATAAAACCTGTTGGAATAGTTGGATCTAAAGAATATCTGGATGCTCCATATCTGAAAAATAGGATTCAAGGAATTGAAACTATTTACACCGTCAATGGAGAGTTTAGTTTAGAAAAGGTTTTATTACTCAAACCTGATCTAATTATTGGTCTGTCATATAGACAGTCAATTTATAAGCAGTTGTCTCATATAGCCCCAACTGTTTTGATCCCTTGGTCAGAGATTTCATACGATTGGAAGGAAAATTTTAAAAATGTTGCGAAACTTTTGGGCAAGTTAGAAACTTTCAATAAATTGATGAAAGATTATGAAAACCGCGTTCAGAAGCTTAGGCAAATATTAATTAATTCCCAAAAGAATGGTGAAAAGGATAAAGAACAGCTAATTCGAGCATCTTATGCATCTATATATTATGGAAATTTTACTCTTTCTCTTGATGGCTCTTTCCCAGGAACAGTCTTAAAAGATGTTGGGTTGCAACCTCCACCATCAGAAACCCCTGGCTCTTTATCTCTACCTATTTCTGAAGAATATCTGCCAAAAATTGATGTTGATGTTCTCTTTGTGGGAACCACTGATGACAATGATTTATCTAAAATTGAGCAGATTCAACAAAAACCGATTTGGTCTAATGTCAAAGCAATTCAACAGAATCGAGTATATTTAACTAAAGCCTCAGTTTGGTGGGGGTACAACGTTTTGGCAGCCCATGCAGTGATTGATGACTTATTTAAATACCTCGTCAACAAACCCTAA
- a CDS encoding ABC transporter ATP-binding protein, whose product MTSSLTSKNHPLLRLLHYAKNYRPQVWTAVIFTILNKILDLAPSYLIGVAVDTVVQKENSIIAKVGITNITGQLAILSLLTLLIWTFESISEFIYDRLWRNLAQTMQHELRIDAYSHLQELELSYFEERSTGTLLSILNDDINQLERFLDSGAASILQFITTILAVGGSFLLIAPNVAPFAIIPTPFIFWGSLVFQKRLAPRYADVRDKAGFINSRLANNLSGIATIKSFTAETYERDRVLSESEAYRRSNRQAIALSAAFYPAIRLVVVIGFIATLFFGGLAVANNQLTVGTYGFMVFIVQRLLWPFASLSNIMDQYQRAMASTRRVMGLLDTPIAIPTGNRSLPKVRGEVHFDNITFAYNGRTNVLKDLSLHLLPGANIGIVGATGSGKSTLVKLLLRFYEIQGGQILVDGIDIRELQLGELRRCIGWVSQDVFLFHGTVGENIAYGSFDATESEIIHAAKLGQAHEFIMQLPLQYDTIVGERGQKLSGGQRQRIAIARAILKDPPILILDEATSAVDNETEAAIQKSLAMITQNRTTIAIAHRLSTIRHSHCIYVMDNGQIVEQGKHEKLLAMDGIYASLWRVQSGIY is encoded by the coding sequence ATGACATCTTCTCTAACTTCTAAAAACCATCCTCTCCTACGTTTATTACACTACGCCAAAAACTACCGTCCTCAAGTGTGGACTGCTGTAATCTTTACCATTCTCAATAAAATCTTAGACCTAGCACCATCATATTTAATAGGTGTCGCCGTAGATACAGTGGTGCAAAAAGAAAACTCTATCATTGCCAAAGTTGGGATTACTAACATCACTGGACAACTGGCAATCCTATCATTATTAACTTTACTCATTTGGACTTTTGAATCAATATCTGAATTTATTTATGATCGCCTGTGGCGTAACCTCGCTCAAACTATGCAGCATGAGTTACGTATTGATGCCTATAGCCATTTGCAAGAACTAGAACTGAGTTACTTTGAAGAACGCTCTACAGGCACACTTTTGTCAATATTAAATGATGATATCAATCAATTAGAAAGATTTCTTGATTCTGGTGCGGCTAGTATTCTGCAATTTATTACCACTATTTTGGCTGTAGGCGGTTCATTTCTTCTTATTGCCCCTAATGTAGCTCCTTTTGCAATCATACCCACACCCTTCATTTTCTGGGGTTCTTTAGTATTTCAAAAACGACTCGCACCCCGTTATGCAGATGTGCGTGATAAAGCTGGATTTATTAATAGTCGTTTAGCTAATAACCTCTCAGGGATTGCTACAATTAAAAGCTTTACTGCTGAAACCTACGAGAGAGATCGTGTCTTATCTGAAAGTGAAGCCTATCGTCGTAGTAACCGTCAAGCGATCGCACTTAGTGCTGCTTTTTATCCAGCAATTCGATTAGTAGTTGTAATCGGTTTCATCGCCACGTTGTTTTTTGGTGGGCTTGCTGTGGCGAATAATCAGTTAACTGTGGGAACTTACGGTTTCATGGTGTTTATTGTCCAGCGATTACTCTGGCCGTTTGCCAGTTTGAGTAACATCATGGATCAATATCAACGAGCGATGGCTTCTACTCGACGAGTTATGGGATTGTTAGATACTCCCATTGCTATTCCCACAGGAAACCGTTCTCTACCAAAAGTACGCGGTGAGGTGCATTTTGACAATATCACCTTTGCATACAATGGTCGCACCAATGTACTCAAAGATTTATCACTGCATCTTTTACCAGGTGCAAATATTGGCATTGTTGGTGCAACTGGTTCTGGTAAAAGTACCCTAGTCAAATTACTGCTACGCTTTTACGAAATCCAAGGCGGACAAATTCTGGTTGATGGTATTGATATTCGGGAATTGCAACTAGGGGAACTGCGGCGCTGTATCGGTTGGGTGAGTCAGGATGTGTTTTTATTTCACGGTACGGTAGGGGAAAATATTGCTTATGGCAGTTTTGATGCTACTGAGTCAGAAATTATTCATGCTGCTAAGTTAGGCCAAGCACATGAATTCATCATGCAATTACCCCTTCAGTACGATACTATCGTTGGCGAAAGAGGTCAGAAACTTTCTGGTGGTCAAAGACAACGAATTGCGATCGCGCGTGCTATTCTCAAAGACCCACCAATTTTGATTTTGGATGAAGCTACCTCTGCGGTAGATAATGAAACTGAAGCGGCGATTCAGAAGTCATTGGCGATGATTACTCAAAATCGGACAACAATTGCGATCGCTCACCGTCTTTCTACGATTCGCCACAGTCATTGCATATATGTGATGGATAATGGTCAAATTGTGGAGCAGGGTAAGCATGAGAAGTTACTGGCGATGGATGGAATTTACGCCAGTCTGTGGCGCGTGCAGTCTGGGATTTATTAA
- a CDS encoding TonB-dependent siderophore receptor: MKRSCLSGSVRVWFLLCLSGCLSAIAISPGWAEVKSGNQNQEIQSQDNFKPLLTRKIRQLSEVERPSTSAIMLVQSPVPEAAPVSEVVQVTGVKANPTEKGVEVILQTTQGEQLQITNRNADNNFIAEIPNAQLRLPNGDAFKFSSQKPVEGITEITVINLDANTIRVTVTGAASVPVVELFDNPEEGLIFSIAGAVASTPSPQPQAEEPESETQPKPPLTQDNQPIELVVTGEQDGYRVREGSTATKTDTPLRDIPGSIQVIPQELLEDQNTTRIQDALQNVSGVNKDGNYGSADSGGYFIRGFDQAGNFRNGFSDNDFYSSVDTANIERIEVLKGPASVLYGQAEPGGIINVVTKQPLSTPFASVDLSVGSYSFYRPSIDLSGPLTDDGSVLYRLNIAYQNAGSFRDFNFTERVFIAPVITWNISDRTSLTFDFEYLNNNYRFDRGLPSIGNRPAPVPIDRFIGYPIDGDTYTDSSVRAGYRFEHKFSEDWQLRNAFSFVSANIGGIAAFGGRELIDERFSPIFISRDEFLRETFTLQTELVGKFNTGSVVHRPLLGVELRRNIWTYTSFDVSEATPTLDIFDPNYNVALPAIPEESTFGYTTRRDTLGIYFQDQITFADNLKVLLGGRFDAFHRREDFGTPDEESLSAFSPRVGIVYQPIEAISLYASYTESFQPDRFLGRGATGTPFKPTRGTQYEVGIKADITERISATLAAYQITKSNVITSDPVDPDISIQVGEQRSRGIELDVAGEILPGWKIITSYAYTDAIISKDNTIPVGNRIYNVPEHAASIWTTYEIQEGSLEGLGFGLGLYYVGDRFADNENTSTMESYFRTDSALYYKRDNWRLGLNFRNLFNETYYETSQSRNIIYPGAPFTVIGSFSIQF; this comes from the coding sequence ATGAAGCGTTCGTGTTTGTCTGGTAGTGTGCGAGTGTGGTTTTTACTGTGTCTATCGGGATGTTTGAGTGCTATTGCTATTAGCCCAGGATGGGCAGAAGTTAAATCAGGAAATCAGAACCAGGAAATCCAAAGTCAGGACAATTTCAAACCTCTGCTAACTCGAAAAATTCGGCAATTGAGTGAGGTTGAGCGTCCTAGCACTAGCGCAATCATGTTAGTACAGTCGCCAGTACCAGAAGCAGCACCCGTCTCAGAAGTTGTGCAGGTTACTGGGGTGAAAGCTAATCCCACAGAAAAAGGTGTGGAGGTGATTTTACAGACGACTCAAGGAGAACAACTGCAAATCACCAATCGCAATGCTGATAATAACTTTATTGCTGAGATTCCGAATGCACAATTGCGTTTACCCAATGGCGATGCGTTTAAATTCAGTTCGCAAAAACCAGTTGAGGGAATTACTGAGATAACGGTGATAAATCTGGATGCCAATACTATCCGGGTGACAGTAACAGGTGCGGCGAGTGTACCTGTTGTGGAGTTGTTTGATAATCCAGAGGAAGGTTTAATTTTTTCTATTGCGGGTGCAGTAGCTTCCACACCATCACCACAACCGCAAGCAGAAGAACCTGAGAGTGAAACCCAGCCAAAGCCACCATTAACTCAAGATAATCAGCCGATTGAATTGGTGGTAACAGGTGAACAAGATGGGTATCGTGTCAGAGAAGGTTCAACTGCAACTAAGACTGATACACCTTTGCGTGATATTCCCGGTTCGATTCAAGTAATTCCCCAAGAGCTATTAGAAGACCAGAACACAACGCGAATACAAGATGCGTTACAGAATGTTAGTGGTGTAAACAAAGACGGCAATTACGGTAGTGCAGATTCGGGGGGGTACTTCATTCGTGGGTTTGATCAGGCAGGAAACTTCCGTAATGGATTTTCCGATAATGACTTCTACTCTTCAGTAGATACAGCCAATATCGAGCGCATTGAAGTTCTCAAGGGGCCAGCTTCCGTCCTATATGGTCAGGCTGAACCGGGAGGAATTATTAACGTGGTCACAAAACAACCCCTCAGCACTCCCTTCGCTTCCGTTGACCTCAGTGTAGGCAGTTATTCGTTCTATCGCCCCAGTATTGATTTATCTGGGCCACTCACTGACGATGGTTCGGTACTATATCGACTGAATATAGCTTATCAAAATGCCGGCAGTTTTCGAGATTTTAACTTTACAGAACGTGTATTTATTGCCCCTGTTATCACCTGGAATATTAGCGATCGCACTTCATTAACTTTTGACTTTGAATACCTCAACAACAATTATCGCTTTGATCGCGGACTTCCTTCCATAGGAAATAGACCTGCTCCCGTACCCATCGATCGCTTTATCGGCTACCCTATCGACGGAGATACCTATACTGATAGTAGTGTTCGGGCTGGCTACAGGTTTGAACATAAATTCAGCGAAGATTGGCAACTGCGTAATGCTTTTTCCTTTGTATCTGCCAATATAGGAGGCATTGCTGCTTTTGGTGGACGTGAACTGATTGATGAGCGATTCAGTCCAATATTTATAAGTCGTGATGAATTCTTGCGGGAAACCTTTACACTGCAAACAGAACTAGTAGGAAAGTTCAATACAGGATCGGTTGTCCATCGACCTTTACTTGGGGTGGAGTTAAGACGAAATATATGGACTTATACTTCGTTCGATGTGTCAGAAGCTACACCTACTCTCGACATTTTTGATCCTAACTATAACGTTGCACTCCCTGCCATACCTGAAGAATCAACCTTTGGCTATACCACTCGTAGAGATACTTTAGGAATTTACTTCCAAGATCAAATTACTTTTGCAGACAATCTGAAGGTCTTGCTGGGCGGGCGCTTTGATGCCTTCCACAGAAGAGAAGACTTCGGAACACCTGATGAAGAATCCCTCAGTGCTTTTAGTCCTCGTGTCGGTATTGTCTATCAACCCATAGAGGCAATTTCTCTCTACGCCAGTTATACCGAATCGTTTCAACCTGATCGATTTCTCGGTCGTGGTGCAACAGGTACTCCCTTCAAGCCAACAAGAGGGACGCAATATGAAGTTGGTATTAAGGCAGACATCACAGAAAGAATTTCAGCAACATTAGCAGCTTACCAAATCACTAAGTCTAATGTAATCACAAGCGACCCTGTAGATCCTGATATTTCTATTCAGGTGGGGGAACAGAGAAGTAGAGGAATTGAGTTAGATGTTGCAGGTGAAATTCTTCCAGGTTGGAAAATCATCACATCTTATGCCTACACAGATGCAATTATCTCAAAGGACAATACAATTCCCGTTGGCAATCGCATCTATAACGTTCCTGAACACGCGGCTAGTATTTGGACAACTTATGAAATTCAAGAAGGTAGTTTAGAAGGTTTAGGGTTTGGATTAGGACTGTACTATGTGGGCGATCGCTTTGCTGATAACGAAAACACATCAACTATGGAGAGCTATTTCCGAACCGATTCTGCACTTTATTACAAGCGAGATAATTGGAGGCTGGGGCTTAATTTTAGGAATCTTTTCAACGAAACTTATTATGAGACTTCTCAAAGTAGAAACATCATTTATCCTGGCGCACCTTTCACAGTTATCGGCTCCTTTTCTATCCAGTTTTGA
- a CDS encoding patatin-like phospholipase family protein — protein sequence MSSLKSEKFKILVLDGGGIRGVVTAIILQSVQEQVGKPLNQYFDLIAGTSTGSILAAGIALGLEPKKLINIYEKRGQEIFNALWLRKNVMKWFLGSKYSNKGLIKVLREELGEVTLRQVGEISKAQLLILAYDTLYRNTTFFASRCPEENRWFNDMKLWEVCLSSASAPTFFPPYEFQWKDPNSSATDEWKFPHVDGGVSANCPALAALSYATNVKKINISDITMLSIGTGATTKPIEYKEMKNWGTLSWGEHVPDVFMGGQIQIATDLCSEIIQAANPGGYLRLQFLLNERFGERINPLSPRPILPLKEQKNKYINKAINEAMDDTSEDNIKNLREAASKFAKEKSSDIKKFILDQDPNALMSPLVAEGATTY from the coding sequence ATGTCATCATTGAAATCGGAAAAATTTAAGATTTTGGTTTTGGATGGTGGAGGAATTCGGGGAGTAGTAACCGCTATAATCCTGCAATCCGTTCAAGAGCAGGTTGGGAAACCTCTAAACCAATACTTCGACCTAATCGCTGGGACATCTACCGGGTCAATTTTGGCTGCTGGTATAGCTTTGGGTTTGGAACCTAAAAAGCTGATAAACATTTACGAGAAAAGAGGGCAAGAAATATTCAATGCTTTATGGCTGAGAAAGAATGTCATGAAGTGGTTCCTTGGCTCCAAGTATTCCAATAAAGGACTAATTAAAGTTTTGCGAGAGGAGTTGGGTGAAGTTACACTCCGTCAGGTTGGCGAAATCTCAAAAGCCCAGTTGCTAATTTTAGCCTATGACACTCTCTATCGCAATACAACCTTTTTTGCCAGTCGTTGTCCTGAAGAGAATCGTTGGTTCAATGACATGAAACTCTGGGAAGTCTGTCTCAGTTCTGCATCGGCTCCTACTTTCTTTCCCCCGTATGAATTCCAATGGAAAGACCCCAATTCCTCAGCTACTGACGAGTGGAAATTTCCTCACGTCGATGGTGGGGTGAGTGCCAACTGTCCAGCTTTGGCGGCGCTTTCTTACGCCACAAATGTAAAAAAGATCAACATTTCAGACATCACTATGCTGTCTATTGGAACGGGTGCTACTACCAAACCCATTGAATACAAAGAAATGAAAAACTGGGGCACACTTTCTTGGGGAGAGCATGTTCCCGATGTATTTATGGGAGGTCAAATTCAGATTGCTACTGATTTGTGTTCTGAGATTATCCAAGCAGCTAATCCAGGCGGTTACTTACGTCTTCAATTTTTATTAAACGAAAGATTTGGTGAGAGAATCAACCCACTTTCTCCTCGCCCAATACTTCCCTTAAAAGAACAGAAAAACAAATACATCAATAAAGCAATTAACGAAGCAATGGATGATACTAGCGAGGATAATATTAAAAATTTACGGGAAGCAGCATCAAAATTCGCCAAGGAGAAAAGTTCGGACATTAAAAAGTTCATACTAGATCAAGATCCAAATGCACTCATGTCACCACTAGTCGCTGAAGGCGCGACAACTTATTAG
- a CDS encoding phage tail protein produces the protein MNAKNSELISSYQQYLPTILQQDAFLGQLLLAFETILSGINETSNQEKIITPPALEEIIDNIHIYFNPQQTPEEFLPWLAGWVALSLRNDWQVEVKKAFIQQIVRLYRLRGTKQGLIEILGIYLKNSGFGEKVEVFDEFDNFPNYFQVQLTLKDRDPDKYWRQAKIAKAIIDSEKPAQTFYTLKILVPTMQLTKRSHVAYPFKLFEPLQNQKFAIEVIITPNVSNSSTINQLAKQLLVQLQGNSKLITPDSSKIIINNQYFAIKQDLNYQHFQENLTGFNVVLSNRTDKYFVGNLAIKLYFYINDGEYSNTLLEQSLNLSPVLKIYNKNNTGEITEGNTIFKQASQPQKSGMKITESIWSQPYTFQTFKPPKIQELQPQITAILEKIELEAIVEITQPKTITSDILNKITVRLQDDVSEFHLFTPETIRENNKITIKRTLYYQQFTQTIDRLDVAIKNLNNIDIVGKVTVQASLKINQRLSTYQLLEQTFNLTAVSPYNILEICRKNEEGQIISGNTILGTTSQSLN, from the coding sequence ATGAACGCAAAAAACTCTGAATTAATTAGTAGCTATCAACAATATTTACCGACAATTCTCCAACAAGATGCCTTCCTCGGTCAATTGCTGCTAGCATTTGAAACAATTCTCAGCGGAATAAATGAAACTTCTAATCAAGAGAAAATTATTACTCCACCAGCATTAGAAGAAATTATAGATAATATTCATATTTATTTCAATCCTCAACAAACTCCAGAGGAATTTTTACCTTGGTTAGCAGGATGGGTAGCCTTGAGTTTACGGAATGATTGGCAGGTAGAAGTTAAAAAAGCATTTATTCAACAAATTGTCCGACTGTATCGTTTGCGAGGAACAAAACAAGGATTAATCGAAATTTTAGGTATTTATTTAAAAAACTCAGGATTTGGTGAAAAGGTTGAAGTCTTCGATGAATTTGATAATTTTCCTAATTATTTTCAAGTTCAATTAACTTTAAAAGACCGCGATCCTGATAAGTATTGGCGACAGGCTAAAATTGCCAAAGCTATTATTGATAGCGAAAAGCCAGCACAGACATTTTATACCCTAAAAATTCTTGTGCCAACGATGCAGCTAACCAAGCGATCGCACGTTGCTTATCCTTTCAAATTATTTGAACCTCTACAAAATCAAAAATTTGCTATAGAAGTCATAATTACTCCCAACGTAAGTAATAGCAGTACTATTAATCAATTGGCTAAACAGTTATTAGTTCAACTCCAAGGTAATTCAAAATTAATTACTCCTGATTCGTCGAAGATAATTATAAACAATCAATATTTTGCTATTAAACAAGATTTAAATTATCAGCATTTCCAGGAAAATTTGACAGGTTTTAATGTCGTCTTGTCAAATCGAACTGATAAATATTTTGTCGGAAATTTAGCAATTAAACTTTATTTTTATATAAATGATGGAGAATATAGCAATACACTATTAGAGCAATCTCTAAATTTATCACCTGTCCTTAAAATTTATAATAAAAACAATACAGGAGAAATTACTGAAGGAAATACAATTTTTAAACAAGCTAGTCAACCGCAAAAATCAGGAATGAAGATAACAGAATCTATATGGAGTCAACCCTACACTTTTCAGACATTTAAACCACCCAAAATTCAAGAATTGCAGCCTCAGATAACTGCAATTCTTGAAAAAATCGAACTAGAAGCAATTGTAGAAATTACTCAACCTAAGACCATTACCTCAGATATACTCAATAAAATTACAGTTCGCCTTCAAGATGATGTTTCAGAATTTCATTTATTCACACCAGAAACTATCAGAGAAAATAATAAGATCACAATCAAGCGTACCCTTTACTACCAACAATTTACCCAAACTATAGATAGGTTAGATGTGGCAATCAAAAATCTCAATAATATTGATATTGTTGGTAAAGTCACTGTTCAAGCTTCCTTGAAGATTAATCAGCGTTTATCGACTTATCAATTACTAGAACAAACCTTTAACCTCACAGCCGTTTCTCCTTATAATATTCTAGAAATTTGCCGTAAAAACGAAGAAGGTCAAATTATTTCTGGTAACACAATTCTCGGAACAACTAGTCAATCATTGAACTAA